The Lactuca sativa cultivar Salinas chromosome 2, Lsat_Salinas_v11, whole genome shotgun sequence genome includes the window TAAGTTGACACAATTACTAGGATCTACAAAGTTTTGGATTTTATGCCCCATAAATGATTGTTTTTGCAAACCATTAAGGGGTATTTCATAAATATTTGATATTAATATTTGTGGCAAGAAAATACACAAATGAAGCCTTTATGACAGAAAAATTTGCATATCATAAAGCTGCTGTCATAAACTCACACAAGCCAAAGATACATGTATAACTCATAACTAGGATTTTTCCGATAATTGGAATCACACATAgtcttttataaagaaaaaggggTTGCTTGCCGGTTTTGATAATATTGGGTCATTTTGATAAATATTTCAAAGTGGATTGATTTAAATAAACgaaacgaacgaaacaaaatATCTAGTTACaactacaactattattattatttatttagtaaatAATGAATTTCATGATTTGCTCAAAAGATCGGttagtattctagtcagacaaaATCTTCACAGTACATATATTAATGCAATATTGTACACTCTAAGTCCTGTAAGAGTTATAACTAGagcctcctggagggagagtgggaatttatgtatagatctatacggagttGACACCTCGCACCTTcgatgttcgctacagctagaccaaccagtctagggtgacaaatgtcttgaaCAAAACCGACACCTAAAGAACGTTACACCAGATACTCCatcaaattagtatggttataacgactcactagaatacaTCAAAAACGTATTTATATAAATTTCATCTTCGGTTGAAAACCAACTATTTTTGACTACCTCAATGAGACTTTTCCAAACAAGTGTTATGTTTTTACCAAAACTACTATTTTacacatcagaaaatataggattttctggggaaacgATTCGTACGATTTCGAAAACGATGATTTAAGACACACACGCAACTATACTCGATTTGAAACAAGAATTACAACTAtttgataagaaaatattggattttctggatttctAAATATTATCAAAGTTTTTATAcgcaaatacttatgaactcaccaacatattttattttgacacttttcaaccgacttgtattgtgtgacaaccctatatttttccaaagcaatgtaacactcaaaaatccaatacaacgaaactatttggaatcaacggaattaaaccccaaaaaaataataataataaaatgttcaaaatctaaagttgggatgcatcaaatgacagatatcgtgccaaggtttccaaaaacataaagaacattcaaaaccgagttataatgaaAAGATTTCGACTACTCAGATATTCATGACACACCCGGTAAGATATTATTAAATGTAAAatgagaaatttcaataaaaatgcattttagccttaagtatctaaacaaaagtcgtagattacgttaaacggtgaacgtgcataaaaagatctcCCAAAtcggacgtcgtatgaagaagttacgaattttctaagtttcgtaatagcagtagagagctaaaaactcgaattgaagatcgaacgATATTTAGCTAATGCAACCTAAACGAcagttgaaggtctccacaacaggagtaagatgataaaaagacaagtgaaaacagacgtcggataaagaaactaagaatttttaacggactttagcagtcccggcctattaaaaacatagtattaaaaataaagtcaaaactagccgacagagtctaaatgaaagttgtagagcatagtctcacctacgcgtggatataaagaacacgaaaaacagaGCCCTTACGCAAAAGTTACGGAGTTTAGAAGATTGAAGCtggaattacgcccagcgtaattcaagagtacgcccagcgtactcaggtgcagggtcgagtcccatcggctgcaagctctacgcctagctagacccgAATCGTAAGCCATGATGCaaagttatgcccagcgtaaccgaagtactcccagcgtaacgcgtacgcctagcgtactcgcgccctcagccctataaatagaaagcatAGACTCCGGATTCTGGACACTTTTTCTCAAACTCTCACTCACTCTCACACACTTGTAAGCATCGGAGGCCATCCCGACAACCCCGGTTCcacacccgagcccccgacgaaggttttacgctaccgagatccccgagaagctcgaagacgcaactttccaaggttgaagttctgctcgactctagtcccactctctccaaaccaaacaagtgagttcatacccctactttttaagtcttttcatgttttaggtggggaatacaagtacaatacaagaaaCGTATTGTTATAAATACAACATCTATCCTGctttacgtataaagtttagtattttaccaagttattttcaccaaatggaacatgcTTTTTGAagaactataatgggtatagtttgcgagttattcatacattcttacgtatacatattgaaaaacaaaatactttcaccTAAAGTAAAACAAAGACTTTCTTAATTTGAATCTgtttatactaagtgatgtgagatattaaacttcaacgtactttctagtatgcatttcaagtcctgtattataaatcataatctcttggagggagagcgtgatacttgtgtatggatctatatgggattgacaaccccacacctaaactgttagctacagttagaccagcaggtctggggtgacaaatgtcataacactacaaaacctgaagaatgttgttacaggcagtctgtgttgatagtatggttataaaactcacacgaaagtataaaaacaaacttgatttacgagactcataaatgcattcagtatttactttattttgagcACAAGAtttatctttatcatttaagtacaaaagatactaacgccctccaactttgggaacttttcaaactatatgtggaaaatattggattttctggaaactacATTCATCTACTTTCTTCCAAAatgacatacttttcaatacaaaaacacttatgaactcaccaactttattgttgacactttttcgaaaccacttgtatttctcagggaatcggtaatacaggtaactaccagcttttgaagaaggaacgctatggcatttattatcaaacattttaaaccatcttattgtaatattcttttggtaACATATATAACGAATCAATgtacatttttattatatatatgatggttgtgttactttctttacgatattcaattgttatggtactacgtgaagtcatccacccccgaatgtttccgccattctggtttgggggtgtgacatattgttAGGAAATCAATAAGCAAGTTATGGATCGCGGACTCAAGATTTATTTTGCTGTATTTTGGATATTGTTTACCGATGTTTCTTTTGTGTACACTTGAAAACATGAACatgatgtaaaacaatgtaagCTTGTTATATTAATGTATGATGTATGGGTTtgctatgtttcaattatatacaattgttatgatactgcacaaatGACGTCACCTGCCTTCGAGCGTTTCCTCCGTTCTGgtatgggggtgtgacagattggtatcaaggcattgtttatagtgaactagtatatccaGCCATACaggatatacaactataaaaatAATGGGACTTAAACACTTTGAAAAAAAGAGCACATACTTGCTAGGAATGTACCATAATAAGAGATAAAACAAAATAACTCAGAGGTTGAACACTATAGTCAAacctggatagttatgtaatcatatctgggataaatatagcctgatcaactatatttatttgagatatgaacaACATGTGTTCATGAGTGGTAGTGGTGTTGGAACAGGTCTAAAACTTTCCAACTCATTATCCAATAGTTTTAAGAACCAACcctaaaacaagtaaaatactataggagtattttgacaCACTATCTATTTCCTCGTACTCACTTATTCTCGCACAGACGACATGGAAGGCTTTCACCACCTTGGAGATCCTTATTATCCCAACCAAGGAAATGGAGGTTGGATTGAAGAAGACCCAGAAGAAGACCCCAAGGAACCTATGGAGGATCCCGATGAACTAGCAGAGTGGGAAGAGGAAGATATCGATGAAGAAATCGAGGAAGTCGACGGGGAGGAGGTTGAGGAGGACGAGGAATCAGATGCTGAGTCAGGAATTACCAGCCCTCCCTACATGGCAAGAGTACCACCGTATAGGATGGGCTACAATGGCCCCACCCCTccttgggctgatgctattgagAGATGGGGCCGACGCCAGGGTCGACAGCCACCATTTGGGATGAACCGAGATTACTACAATCTTCGGCATAGAGGACCAGAGGATCGTGCACTCCCCATCATGGTCAGACGTATCAGGGACTCGGGGACTAGACTCGAGTGACCACTAACCGGGTGATGCAAATGTTGGTAGCTATGCAGATCACGGATGATCGCATGCGAGACCTAGAGCAAGACCTCTATCTAGTGGAATGACTCATGGAGGATCTTGCCACTGCACGCGCAGAGGTCAGAGAGTACCAGGAGCGCCACACTACCTTGGAAGAGCGTGCACGAATCACCGAGTGCAGGTTAGCTGAGCTCCAGGGCGCGTCTACCTCATTGTGAGCACCTCCAGAACCGACTCGTCACGACTAGTATCTGTTCCCTAGCTACCAATCGACTTTCTTCTGTACACTACTCTATGTATTTCGTGTTagcttttatttcaatgcatgtaTTGTATGCCTTTAGGGTAAAATTTTCATGTACTCAAGAAATTATTATCAACGAAAtgcggatatatatatatatatatatatatatatatatatatatatatatatattcttatgaTACGATTTCCCATTTGTGCTCTATTACTACCATTACATGTTGAATTTATACACACACTTGTTAATATGCACCCAAAGCACCGATACTATTCTATAATCAAGAAATCATGAAGCGAAATGCATTGGATACTCACAGTCCTTCTGATCCATGACTGAAAGATGCCAAGGAGACCAATCAAAAAGAACAACAACACAGCACCACCACTACCGCCCCCGCCGGAGATAAACTCTGCGGCCTTCCAAGCAGCAGTTTCGGCAGCAGTAACCGCAACATTATCCCACATCCAAAGTGGAAATAATGGTGGAAATGGTCAAGGGACGAGAAGCTCCCACcaagggatgaatcaaggacctgtAAGGTCCTGCACTTACAAAGATTTTTGCATTGCAAGACCCCGTACTTTCAACGAGTCTGGAGGGGTCATAGCTTtaaaacgatggatcgagaagacATAATCGGTGTTCGAAATATGTGAATGTCCAGAAGAAAGTAAGGTCAAATTCGCTACCTGCACCTTGATTGATCAAACACTGTCATGGTGGAATGATCACATTGAAGCCATAACACTCGCCGTTGCTAACGCCATGCCCTGGGAGGAACTCAAGGAAATGATGATTGCTGAATACTATCCCCGAGGGGAGGTGCAAAAGGAAAGAAGTTCGAGACCTATGACAATGCAAAGCGCCTGACCAAGAAGCTTTACGATCACATTGACAAGAAAATCACGAAAATAACCGAGGGAGAGAGCAAGCAAGAAGGAGGAAACAAGAAGAAATGGGGAAACAAGTGAAA containing:
- the LOC111882655 gene encoding uncharacterized protein LOC111882655 produces the protein MEGFHHLGDPYYPNQGNGGWIEEDPEEDPKEPMEDPDELAEWEEEDIDEEIEEVDGEEVEEDEESDAESGITSPPYMARVPPYRMGYNGPTPPWADAIERWGRRQGRQPPFGMNRDYYNLRHRGPEDRALPIMEEKNINDIPEVRDFPDVFPEEFPRIPPERQVEFRIDLVPGATPTAKSPYRLALAEMQELSSQLSELLDKGFIRPSFSPWRALVLFVKKKEGSFRMCIDY